AATGAAGCCTGTCATTTGTTGAATTCGAGCTAAGCCACTAAATTCTCGTGCTTTGATTGTGGTCAAAGGCAAAAAAGTTGCCCGACCTAAGCGTTTTTCGCGCAAGAAAGCAATGGCTCTTTTGGCCGCATTTTCGTCTTCGGTAATAATATTTTGACTTCCGCCGCCGAGAGCAATGTCAATCGCTGTCGTGTACTGATGATCAAATGTCAGCAAATCGGCAACTACACCGATAATTCCACCAATTTGGCTTGCTGACTGCATCACCGCTCGCACCCCAGCAAAGAGATTACTATGACTCTCACGAATGTTCTGTAAAGAAGTCAATTTAGCTTTGAACTGATTTAAATCTTGCAAGCGATCGTACATCTCATCTTGCGCCATACGTTCTTGGGTGGCTTGGGCTTTTTCGGCTTGTCCTTTGGACTCAAAATCAGCTAGAAGTTCTGCAATTTCCGCTTTGATCAGACTCATTTGTTCTTTGGCCTGTGCTAATTCTGTGCTGATTTTTTCAAATTTGGTCAAATTTTCGCGGGCGGATTCGTCCTGCTCTGATTGCTGACGCGACAAAGTGCTGATTTCAGCTTTGTTTCGGACAATCTCGTTGGATAATTCGGCTTCTTCTTCAACCAACCGGACAAATTCGTCACGTAAGCGTTCCATCAGTGTTTCTGGAGATTCTGAGAGCGCAGATAAATCTTTTGACAATTCCGTCAGTGATTTCTCTAGCTCTACTTTTTCCGTCAGTAATTTCTCTGACTTATTTTGCACTTCCGTCAGCATTTTTTCGCTTTCGCTCAACTTGTCAGTCAAAGTTTGCAGGCGTTCCTGACGTTCATGGGCTGATTTTTGTGACGAATCTTTTTGAACATCAAAAAGCTCGATTTTCCGTGTCAAATCAGCTTTTAAGTTTGAAAAATGAAGTTGGTCTGCTTGTAACTTTTCTTGTTCAAGCTCGACTTTTTGACGTTTTGCTCGCAAAAGCGCCATTTCTTCATCGTAAGTTTTTTTGCGCGCAGACAGACCTGCTAAGTCTGTCAAAACTGCTGACAAATCAGTTTGTCTTTGCTCGTAAGTTGTTTTCTTGGCTTTCAATTGACCAACTAAAACAGCCAACGAAAGCTCTGTACGCTCCGCTTCTAGCTCTTGAAAACGCAGTGCCACATTGCGTTGCGCTTGCAAAGGAACCAACTGTCCGTTCAACTCATAGATGATGTCTTCAAGGCGATCCAAATTATCTTGGGTTGCTGCCAATTTTGACTGAGTTTCATTGCGACGATTTTTATATTTCAAAACGCCAGCTGCTTCTTCAAAAATGGCGCGGCGTTCTTCAGGTTTAGAGTTAAAGACAGACTCTATGCGTCCTTGCGAAATAATAGATAACGAGTCACGTCCAAGTCCAGTATCAGTAAATAGATCGTGGATATCGCGCAGACGACATTTGCGACCATTCAGTAAAAATTCAGAATCGCCATTGCGATACAAACGTCTTGTGACCACAACTTCTTCTTGCTCATCTTGACCTTGGAGATACTGATCAGAATTGTCAAAATAGGCCATGACCTCGGCATAATTGAGCGCACGGCGTTTTTCCGTCCCAGCAAAAATAACATCGGGCATCTTGCCTCCGCGCAATGCTTTGGCTGATTGTTCGCCTAAAACCCAGCGTAACGCCTCAACAATATTGGATTTTCCCGAACCATTAGGGCCAACAACCGCTGTGATTCCTTGGTCAAATTCAATCTTTGTTTTGTCCGCAAAGGATTTAAAACCGACAATTTTCATTTTTTTAAGATACATGATTTTGCCCTTTTATTGCATTTTCTGCCGCTTTTTGTTCCGCTACTTTTTTAGATTTGCCAATGCCTCGTCCAAGTTCTTTTCCGTTGTTAAAAACGGCAGCGACAAAAGAACGATCGTGAGCCGGCCCCTCTTCTTCTAAGATTTTATAAGTAATCGTTGTTTCACCACCGACTTGTAAAATTTCTTGAAGCTCTGTTTTGTAGTCAATCACTTTGACATAATCATCGGCTTTGACGTGTGGAATGACCACCCGATAAATAAATTTACGTACTTCGTCCATGCCTTGATCAATGAAAAGCGCACCTAAAAAGGCTTCAAAAAGGTTTTCCAAAGTCGTTTCACGTTTACGTCCACCTGTTTTTTCTTCACCGTGTCCAAGTCGTAAAAATCCACCAAAGCCGCAACTCCGTGAAAAATTCGCCAACGATTCTGTCCGCACAATACTTGAGCGCATCTTGGACAATTCGCCCTCTAATTTTTCCGGATATGTCCGATAAAGATAATCCGAAATAACCAATGATAAGGCAACGTCTCCCAAAAATTCCAAACGTTCATTGTTTGCGATCTTTGGGAGCCGTTCTTCATTCGTAAAAGAAGAATGAGTAAAAGCCGTTTTGAGCAGTTCCTCATCTTTGAAGACTAGACCATAGTCATTTTTTAATTTTTGTTGAAGCTTGAGCATTGCAGCCTCCTTTAGTTAAAACTTCTATCATTTTTTAGTTTTACTTTTTAATTATACCAAAAAATTTCTGCTTTTGTCTGTATTTTCGTGGGGCTTCAGCCTATATTTGACTTTTTCAAAAAAGAAAAACAGATCTATTTCTCTTTTGCAGCAGAAATAATCTGTTTTTCTTTTTTTATCAATTGCTCAGATTTGAGGGGAAAAATAAATGACCTAAAGTTGCTGCCATGACTGCTTTAATCGTATGCATTCGATTTTCTGCTTGTTCAAAAACAATCGAATTTTCGGATTGGAAGATTTCGTCAGTGACTTCTAATTCTTCAAGGTTGTAATCCCATTTTATCTGTTGCATCACTTTGGTGTTCATGTCATGAAAACTTGGCAAGCAATGCATAAAAATAAATTCACGATTTAAAATTTTGTCAGTTAATTTTTTGTTAATTTGATAAGGTTTGAGCAAGTTTATTCGCTCGGCTGTCTGATTTTCTTCCCCCATACTAATCCAGACATCTGTATAGATAATATCAGCATTAGCAACAGCGTTAATATCTGTTCGGATACTGATTTTGCTTCCACTTCTCAGGGCATTTTTGCGGGCAAGTTGCTGAATTTCCCAAGTCGGCTGCAAGGCTTCAGGTGATACAATTGTGACATCCATTCCCAAAATAGTCGCTGTAACCAGCAAAGAATTGGCGACATTATTTCGTCCATCACCCACATAAACCAAAGTCAGCTTTTTCAAGCGACCAAAATGTTCTTTTATGGTCATGAAATCAGCTAACATCTGCGTGGGATGCCATTCATCAGTTAGACCATTCCACACTGGAACTCCCGAATCCCTAGCCAGTGTTTCTACATCGGCTTGCTTGTAACCTCGAAATTCAATCCCATCAAACATTCTCCCCAGAACCTTTGCAGTATCAGAAATCGATTCTTTTTTTCCTAACTGAATGTCATTTGGGCCAAGAAATTCTGGATGCGCTCCAAGATCAACTGCCGCTGTCGTGAACGCTGCCCTTGTCCTTGTTGATGTTTTTTCAAAAATCAGTGCAATATTTTTATCCATCAAATACTTATGTTGGATATTTTCTTTTTTTAAACGTTTGAGATGAATCGCTAAATCAATCAAACAAATCAATTCTTCTTTGCTAAAATCTATTTCTTTTAGAAAACTTTTACCTTGAAACATTTTTTCTCCTTCATTTTGAGCCAAGCAATCAATGAGTAATCAAAGTCCCCTGACCTTTGTCCGTAAATAATTCCAATAATAAAGCATGTGGAACACGCCCATCTAACAAAACTGCTCGTCCCAGTCCTTCTTGCATCGCATATTTGATTGCTTCAATCTTTGGAATCATTCCGTCAGTAATTTTTCTTTCACTGACCAATTTTTCTAAGTTTGCAAGATTGATTTCTTCAATAAGACTATTTTCGTCAGCAAAATCTCTGTAAAGTCCACGCACATCACTCAGCAAAATGAATTGCTCAGCTTGCAAAGCACCCGCAATTCGACTCGCCGCCGTGTCAGCATTGACATTATAAATCGCTCCGCCAAGCCCCATAGCCGCTGACGCAATAACCGGAATGGCATCCGTCTGATTGATTTGATCAATCCACTCGGGATGAATGGCCGTAATTTTTCCGACGTAACCCAATTCTTCAGAAAGCTGCTCCGCCTCGATTAACCGACCATCCACGCCAGAAAGCCCAATCGCATTCCCTCCCAAACGAATCAAATCTTGAACCAAACTTTTATTGACACGACCAGCCAATGCCATCAGCGCTAATTGAGCTGTTTTTTCATCAGTCACGCGCAAGCCATTGATAAACTGTGTTTTATGCTGATATTTGGCAAGGAGTTCTGCAATTGCTGGCCCGCCTCCATGAACTAAGACCACTTTGATTCCCACCGTTTTGAGCAATAAAACATCTCGCAAAATACTTTCTTTCACCTTTTCGTCAATCATTGCATTGCCCCCATACTTGATGACCACAGTCTGATCGCGGTATTTGAGCAAATATTTTAAACTTTCGGTCAAAGTCTGTGCTGTAATTTCTGAATCCATCATAAAAGGCTCTCCAATAGTTCTGCTCCTTTTTGCATTTCCTCCTTGCTCATCACAAGCGGAGGCAGCAAACGAATCACATCATGTCCTGCCGATAAAGCAAGCATCCCATTTTCTCGCAATGACGCAAGAATTTCCGGTACTTTTGCTTCATCAGCCAATTGAATCCCCATCATCAATCCCAAAGCTCTGATGTTTTTGACTGTAGATTTCGCTGATAACTTTTCCGTCAGCGTCGCAAAGAAAAATTGACCCTTGTCAGCAACTTCGGCTAAAAATTCAGGCGTCATCGCTTTTAAAACTTCATTGGCACTGGCCATTGCCAATGGATTTCCCCCAAAAGTTGAGCCGTGCTTACCAGCCGAGAAATAATGGGCATATTGATTTTTAGCGAGCATTGCCCCAACCGGCAGTCCATTGGCTAAAGCTTTAGCGACCGTGAAAATATCGGGTTCCAAGCCGAAATGTTCAAAAGAAAAAAGTTCCCCAGTCCGCCCAATTCCCGTCTGTACCTCATCAATAATCAACAAAATTCCTTTTTTCTGACACTTTTTCAGAGCTGCAACAAAATCGGCAGTGATGGGTAAAACGCCCCCTTCGCCTTGTACAATTTCAAAAATAATCGCTCCAATTTTTTCGACTTTCACAACCTGCTCCAGTGCCGCCACGTCATTGTAGGGACTCGCAACAAAATCTGGCACTAACGGAGCAAACCCCGCTTGAATTTTTTCTTGCATCGTGGCGCTCATCGCTCCAAAAGTCCGTCCATGAAAACCGTCTTCGAAAGCTAGAATCTTCTGCCCAGCTTTAATCAACCTTGTCAACTTTAGCGCTGCTTCATTCGCTTCTGTCCCAGAATTGCAAAAGAAAGCTTTATAGTGATGATTTTGGCTCAACTTTTCAGCGACTTCTTCTTGGAGTGGATTTTGATAAAGATTTGAAAAATGAGCAAGCTGATCAAGTTGAGCCTTAACCGCCTCTTTTCCTTTCTCAAAACTATATCCCAAATTCATTACCCCAATTCCACTGGTAAAATCTAGATAACTCTTGCCTTCGTCATCAAACAAATGAACGCCTGTTCCTTTAGTTAAACTAAAAGGAAGTCGCCCATAATTTTCAAATAAATTTGTCATTTCTCACCCTCTTTTCTCAACTTGTATACAAAGCATTGATTTCCACGTACTTATAAGTTAAATCGCACCCCCAGGCCTGACCTGTCCCTGTTCCAGAATTCAAATCTGCCACAATGTTAATCTTTTGCTCTTTTAATTTTTCAGACAGAAAAACAGAATCAAAAGTCACAGGCGTTGAATGATAAAGCACAAGTTCGTCTTGGAGTTTGAGTTGAATATCACTGACTTCAAAAGTTGCCACTTGTCCGATACTTGAAATAATCCGTCCCCAATTGGGATCTGAACCAAAAATAGCTGTTTTTACCAGGCTTGAGCCGACAATTTTTTTGGCAATCATTCTGGCAGCCAAATCATCTGGCGCACCATTGACAGTGACTTCAATGAGTTTTGTTGCGCCTTCACCATCTGCTGCAATTTTCTGAGCTAAGTCCTGACAAACTTTTCCGAGCATCGCTTTGAACAAAAGATAGTCCGAAGAACCTTCTAGGATTTCTTTATTTTTTGCTTGACCAT
The DNA window shown above is from Lactococcus sp. S-13 and carries:
- the smc gene encoding chromosome segregation protein SMC; protein product: MYLKKMKIVGFKSFADKTKIEFDQGITAVVGPNGSGKSNIVEALRWVLGEQSAKALRGGKMPDVIFAGTEKRRALNYAEVMAYFDNSDQYLQGQDEQEEVVVTRRLYRNGDSEFLLNGRKCRLRDIHDLFTDTGLGRDSLSIISQGRIESVFNSKPEERRAIFEEAAGVLKYKNRRNETQSKLAATQDNLDRLEDIIYELNGQLVPLQAQRNVALRFQELEAERTELSLAVLVGQLKAKKTTYEQRQTDLSAVLTDLAGLSARKKTYDEEMALLRAKRQKVELEQEKLQADQLHFSNLKADLTRKIELFDVQKDSSQKSAHERQERLQTLTDKLSESEKMLTEVQNKSEKLLTEKVELEKSLTELSKDLSALSESPETLMERLRDEFVRLVEEEAELSNEIVRNKAEISTLSRQQSEQDESARENLTKFEKISTELAQAKEQMSLIKAEIAELLADFESKGQAEKAQATQERMAQDEMYDRLQDLNQFKAKLTSLQNIRESHSNLFAGVRAVMQSASQIGGIIGVVADLLTFDHQYTTAIDIALGGGSQNIITEDENAAKRAIAFLREKRLGRATFLPLTTIKAREFSGLARIQQMTGFIDLAINLVNFEPRLKKALSSLLGTTVIVDTAENATAIARAMNYSVRIVTLDGTQINPGGSYAGGAGKRNSTTFTSSEIDALEKQILTAENQLKTAEKAVQKAQSARNDLLENIASLKTQGEEKRFAEQSLALKIEQLSEQKAALEKLTDLTVSQDAASHLLALTKQNESKTQKLDQIAKRKLAIEQELEEVKVNAQAYKNLQSEKNQAYTSKQLRQSEILSELKFNKADEKRLLADLAGLKTEKEQLNALLNPITFDENERNEFATQLVDVEERLSQINVRMVSLKFEREDLSAQLEDWEQHNQDFIQKNQELNTQKTRYELQIEQLEQELINLQEQLNSEHQISFKAAQEKAEDLEDLASGEQKLKNLERQIRALGPINLDAIVQYDEVNERFLFLSGQKEDLLEAKALLLSTIEDMNEEVAIRFKASFEAIRESFKTTFSQMFTGGQADLELTSTNLLEAGVEIKVQPPGKKLSSLNLMSGGEKALTALALIFAILRVRTVPFVVLDEVEAALDEANVKRFGDYMNHFDNSNQFIVVTHRRGTMAAAGAMYGVTMADAGISKIISVKLDQDKK
- the rnc gene encoding ribonuclease III; translation: MLKLQQKLKNDYGLVFKDEELLKTAFTHSSFTNEERLPKIANNERLEFLGDVALSLVISDYLYRTYPEKLEGELSKMRSSIVRTESLANFSRSCGFGGFLRLGHGEEKTGGRKRETTLENLFEAFLGALFIDQGMDEVRKFIYRVVIPHVKADDYVKVIDYKTELQEILQVGGETTITYKILEEEGPAHDRSFVAAVFNNGKELGRGIGKSKKVAEQKAAENAIKGQNHVS
- the argF gene encoding ornithine carbamoyltransferase, translating into MFQGKSFLKEIDFSKEELICLIDLAIHLKRLKKENIQHKYLMDKNIALIFEKTSTRTRAAFTTAAVDLGAHPEFLGPNDIQLGKKESISDTAKVLGRMFDGIEFRGYKQADVETLARDSGVPVWNGLTDEWHPTQMLADFMTIKEHFGRLKKLTLVYVGDGRNNVANSLLVTATILGMDVTIVSPEALQPTWEIQQLARKNALRSGSKISIRTDINAVANADIIYTDVWISMGEENQTAERINLLKPYQINKKLTDKILNREFIFMHCLPSFHDMNTKVMQQIKWDYNLEELEVTDEIFQSENSIVFEQAENRMHTIKAVMAATLGHLFFPSNLSN
- the argB gene encoding acetylglutamate kinase, which produces MMDSEITAQTLTESLKYLLKYRDQTVVIKYGGNAMIDEKVKESILRDVLLLKTVGIKVVLVHGGGPAIAELLAKYQHKTQFINGLRVTDEKTAQLALMALAGRVNKSLVQDLIRLGGNAIGLSGVDGRLIEAEQLSEELGYVGKITAIHPEWIDQINQTDAIPVIASAAMGLGGAIYNVNADTAASRIAGALQAEQFILLSDVRGLYRDFADENSLIEEINLANLEKLVSERKITDGMIPKIEAIKYAMQEGLGRAVLLDGRVPHALLLELFTDKGQGTLITH
- a CDS encoding acetylornithine transaminase, producing the protein MTNLFENYGRLPFSLTKGTGVHLFDDEGKSYLDFTSGIGVMNLGYSFEKGKEAVKAQLDQLAHFSNLYQNPLQEEVAEKLSQNHHYKAFFCNSGTEANEAALKLTRLIKAGQKILAFEDGFHGRTFGAMSATMQEKIQAGFAPLVPDFVASPYNDVAALEQVVKVEKIGAIIFEIVQGEGGVLPITADFVAALKKCQKKGILLIIDEVQTGIGRTGELFSFEHFGLEPDIFTVAKALANGLPVGAMLAKNQYAHYFSAGKHGSTFGGNPLAMASANEVLKAMTPEFLAEVADKGQFFFATLTEKLSAKSTVKNIRALGLMMGIQLADEAKVPEILASLRENGMLALSAGHDVIRLLPPLVMSKEEMQKGAELLESLL